In Desulfomonile tiedjei DSM 6799, a genomic segment contains:
- the lon gene encoding endopeptidase La encodes MADEIERKDDFETDDPMRAQSINLADIPDELPLLPVRDVVIYSYMILPLMVGRERSIKAVEAALAKDRLIFLATQKFSTEEDPAPESIYPVGTIAMVVKMLKLPDGRVKILVQGLAKARIDRFVENLDFFKVVIEKIQEPPAVSITIEVEALMRSVKENSEKILQLRGIISPDAVAILDSIDDPGRLADLVASNLKLRVDESQAILEVIDPIERLTKVNELLSKELELSAMQAKIQTQAKEEMGKTHREYFLREQLKAIQGELGEIDEKTKEIEEFRQKIAKARLPKDTEKEAEKQLSRLGQMHPDAAEASIIRTYLDWMVELPWSKSTRDKLDIKNAKVILDEDHYDLEKVKDRILEYLGVRKLNKNMKGPILCFVGPPGVGKTSLGKSIARALGRKFTRISLGGVRDEAEIRGHRRTYIGALPGRIIQGLKTAGSNNPVFMLDEIDKVGADFRGDPSAALLEVLDPEQNHAFSDHYLNVPFDLSKVMFITTANLADPIIAALKDRMEIIELSGYIDEEKLKITRQYLIPRQIKENGIRKEDFDITDEAILGIINQYTREAGLRNLEREIAALCRKIARMIAEGEKKIPRITAKNLNRFLGVPRFLPDREKRSEEVGVATGLAWTPYGGDVLHIEATLMEGRGNLSLTGQLGDVMKESGQAAMSYFRSRAAKFGMKEKFYFSKDIHVHVPAGAIPKDGPSAGVTMATALISAFTGIPVRSDVAMTGEITLRGRVLPIGGLREKSLAALRSRIYTVIAPEQNEKDLEEIPRHIRRRLNFKFVKHMDEVLKIALAEDPEVRKKTDKTGAQSNESKKPTRLSGKRKAPEDGATP; translated from the coding sequence ATGGCAGACGAAATCGAAAGAAAAGATGATTTTGAAACAGATGATCCAATGAGGGCTCAGAGCATTAACCTGGCGGATATTCCGGATGAATTGCCGCTACTCCCGGTCCGCGATGTTGTGATCTACTCATATATGATACTCCCCCTCATGGTCGGCCGAGAGCGATCGATAAAAGCTGTGGAGGCTGCTCTGGCCAAGGATAGACTGATTTTTTTGGCAACCCAGAAGTTCTCTACCGAAGAAGATCCGGCACCGGAGTCAATCTATCCCGTCGGTACGATAGCCATGGTGGTGAAGATGTTGAAACTGCCCGACGGCAGGGTCAAAATTCTCGTCCAGGGGCTTGCAAAGGCGCGGATTGACCGTTTTGTGGAAAATCTTGATTTCTTCAAGGTAGTTATTGAGAAGATTCAGGAGCCTCCGGCGGTATCAATTACCATTGAAGTGGAAGCCCTCATGAGATCGGTCAAGGAGAATTCCGAAAAAATTCTCCAGTTGCGGGGCATTATCTCTCCGGATGCGGTCGCGATACTGGATTCCATTGACGATCCCGGCAGACTGGCAGATCTCGTTGCCTCAAACCTCAAACTGAGAGTGGATGAATCCCAGGCAATCCTCGAGGTGATCGATCCCATCGAGAGGCTCACCAAGGTGAACGAGCTTCTCTCGAAAGAGCTGGAACTCTCTGCCATGCAGGCCAAGATCCAGACGCAGGCCAAAGAGGAAATGGGAAAAACTCACCGTGAGTACTTCCTGAGGGAGCAACTCAAGGCGATCCAGGGCGAGCTCGGGGAAATAGATGAAAAGACCAAAGAAATAGAAGAATTCAGGCAAAAGATCGCCAAAGCCAGACTGCCGAAAGATACGGAAAAGGAAGCAGAAAAACAGCTCAGCAGGCTTGGTCAAATGCATCCCGATGCTGCGGAAGCATCGATCATACGAACGTATCTCGATTGGATGGTAGAGTTGCCCTGGTCGAAGTCCACTCGCGACAAATTGGACATAAAGAACGCGAAAGTTATTCTCGATGAGGACCACTACGATCTCGAAAAAGTGAAAGACCGTATCCTCGAGTATCTCGGTGTTCGCAAGCTCAACAAGAATATGAAAGGCCCGATCCTGTGCTTCGTGGGACCTCCGGGTGTGGGCAAGACTTCGCTCGGCAAATCCATTGCCCGCGCTCTGGGGCGAAAATTCACCCGAATTTCTCTGGGAGGCGTACGGGATGAAGCTGAAATTCGAGGTCATCGACGGACGTACATCGGCGCGCTGCCCGGAAGAATTATCCAGGGCCTGAAAACTGCCGGCTCCAATAATCCTGTTTTCATGTTGGATGAGATCGACAAAGTTGGGGCGGATTTCCGGGGCGATCCCTCAGCAGCACTGCTGGAAGTGCTCGATCCTGAGCAAAACCATGCATTTAGCGATCATTACCTCAATGTTCCGTTCGATTTGTCCAAGGTCATGTTCATTACGACGGCCAACCTTGCAGATCCGATTATTGCAGCTCTGAAAGATCGAATGGAAATCATTGAGCTTTCTGGATACATTGATGAAGAAAAGCTCAAGATAACCCGTCAGTACCTGATTCCCCGTCAAATCAAAGAAAACGGGATCAGGAAAGAGGATTTCGACATCACTGATGAAGCGATTCTCGGGATAATCAATCAATATACCCGTGAAGCAGGTTTGCGAAATCTCGAAAGGGAAATTGCCGCGCTTTGCAGGAAGATCGCCCGAATGATAGCTGAAGGCGAGAAAAAGATACCCAGGATCACCGCTAAAAACTTGAACAGATTCCTTGGGGTTCCCCGATTCCTTCCGGACCGTGAAAAACGTAGCGAGGAGGTCGGTGTAGCGACAGGCCTTGCCTGGACTCCGTACGGCGGCGACGTGCTCCACATTGAGGCCACACTGATGGAGGGCCGCGGGAATCTTTCCCTCACCGGCCAACTGGGCGATGTGATGAAAGAATCCGGTCAAGCAGCCATGTCGTACTTTCGATCGCGTGCCGCAAAATTCGGCATGAAGGAAAAATTCTATTTTTCCAAGGACATTCATGTGCACGTTCCTGCTGGAGCAATTCCCAAGGACGGCCCGTCTGCCGGAGTAACCATGGCTACGGCTCTGATCAGTGCATTCACCGGCATTCCGGTTCGGTCCGATGTGGCCATGACTGGAGAAATTACGCTCAGAGGCAGAGTCTTACCCATTGGCGGGCTGCGCGAGAAGTCTCTTGCGGCGCTGAGGAGTCGTATCTACACTGTGATTGCTCCGGAACAGAACGAAAAGGATCTGGAAGAGATTCCCCGGCACATTCGACGGCGACTGAATTTCAAATTTGTGAAACATATGGATGAAGTGCTGAAGATCGCTTTGGCAGAAGATCCGGAGGTCCGCAAGAAAACAGATAAAACCGGAGCTCAGTCAAATGAATCAAAAAAGCCGACCCGGTTGTCCGGCAAAAGAAAAGCTCCTGAAGATGGGGCGACTCCGTGA